In Aureibaculum algae, the following are encoded in one genomic region:
- a CDS encoding cytochrome c oxidase subunit 3 — MEATIATENKEGETWSGGGKKPLGASYGKMMMWFFIMSDALTFSAFLGAYGLMRFKFIDSWPIADEVFTHVPFLHGHFPMYYVAFMTFILIFSSVTMVLAVDAGHQMKKAKVTLYMLLTIIGGLIFLGSQAWEWKNFIGGTYGSLILQDGKVVQFVDASGHQVALEDFVTKSAANERVAHTKSNGLWYVQDAGALPPFTTSEVIESFKNSPNISLRTEEVDLATKHKIILSREDANKFLSKATGVVKGANLKINEYGNTLFADFFFFITGFHGFHVFSGILINIIIFFNVIIGTYERRGHYEMVEKVGLYWHFVDLVWVFVFTFFYLV; from the coding sequence ATGGAAGCAACAATTGCTACAGAAAACAAAGAAGGCGAAACTTGGTCTGGCGGAGGTAAGAAACCGTTAGGAGCCAGTTACGGTAAAATGATGATGTGGTTCTTTATCATGTCTGATGCCTTAACCTTTTCTGCATTTTTAGGAGCTTACGGGCTTATGCGTTTTAAATTTATAGACAGTTGGCCAATTGCCGACGAAGTTTTTACGCACGTACCTTTTTTACATGGTCATTTTCCTATGTACTATGTGGCTTTTATGACCTTTATTTTGATATTTTCTTCGGTAACAATGGTGTTAGCTGTTGACGCTGGTCATCAGATGAAGAAAGCCAAAGTAACATTATATATGTTGCTAACAATTATTGGAGGTTTAATTTTCTTAGGCTCACAGGCCTGGGAGTGGAAAAATTTTATTGGTGGTACTTATGGATCTTTAATTTTACAAGATGGTAAAGTGGTTCAATTTGTAGATGCTTCTGGTCATCAAGTAGCCTTAGAAGATTTTGTTACAAAGTCTGCTGCTAATGAAAGAGTTGCACATACTAAAAGTAATGGATTATGGTATGTACAAGATGCCGGTGCGTTACCTCCATTTACAACAAGCGAAGTGATAGAGAGTTTTAAAAACAGTCCCAATATCAGCTTAAGAACTGAAGAGGTTGATTTAGCAACAAAACATAAAATAATATTATCTAGAGAAGACGCCAATAAGTTTTTATCGAAAGCAACAGGTGTCGTAAAAGGTGCAAACCTTAAGATTAATGAATATGGTAATACGTTGTTTGCCGATTTCTTTTTCTTTATTACAGGATTTCACGGATTTCACGTTTTCTCAGGTATATTGATAAATATCATTATCTTTTTTAATGTTATAATTGGTACCTATGAAAGAAGAGGTCATTATGAAATGGTTGAAAAAGTAGGTTTATATTGGCACTTTGTCGATTTGGTATGGGTATTTGTATTTACATTCTTCTATTTAGTTTAA
- a CDS encoding cytochrome C oxidase subunit IV family protein, translating into MAHDQEHEHESHVGLIWKVFGALSLITIVEVILGILKPKGLHLTIFLGTSLLNWIFLILTLVKAYGIAWYFMHLKQEKSGFRRAIVWTTVFLICYLATLLLIEGGYIGDVMSNYTKWSY; encoded by the coding sequence ATGGCACACGATCAAGAACACGAACACGAATCGCACGTTGGATTAATATGGAAAGTATTTGGAGCATTATCTCTAATTACAATTGTTGAAGTAATCTTAGGTATTTTAAAACCAAAAGGCTTACACCTGACTATTTTTTTAGGAACAAGTTTATTAAATTGGATTTTCTTAATACTTACATTGGTAAAAGCATATGGTATCGCTTGGTATTTTATGCACCTTAAGCAAGAGAAGTCTGGTTTTCGTAGAGCCATCGTTTGGACAACAGTATTTTTAATTTGTTATTTAGCAACTTTATTGTTGATTGAAGGAGGGTATATTGGAGATGTGATGAGTAACTATACAAAATGGAGCTACTAA
- a CDS encoding NifU family protein codes for MLKIDIESTKTPTIIKFVANKILTEGSFEYNSVEDVKNSTFIQELFHLPFVKKVFVTANFIAVERFDIVEWTDVQDELKAIIENYLTVNDSLFNSKKETKQIFVDVYAESTPNPGVMKFVSNQLLTSENIEVTSLEDALEVPIAKELYSFPFVNEVFISNNYVSITKNNSVEWFEITTALRDFLKKYLTESKPIITENYVPIVHKKVEIEPIPTANLDDISQEIIAILDEYIKPAVTSDGGNIMFQSYDASTKTVSVILQGACSGCPSSTITLKSGIEATLKQLLPNKIEEVVALNG; via the coding sequence ATGTTAAAAATAGATATAGAAAGTACTAAAACACCTACCATAATTAAGTTTGTGGCCAATAAAATTTTAACAGAGGGAAGCTTTGAGTATAATTCTGTTGAAGATGTAAAAAACTCAACATTTATTCAAGAGCTTTTTCATTTACCTTTTGTTAAAAAAGTATTTGTTACCGCAAATTTCATTGCTGTTGAACGCTTTGATATTGTAGAATGGACTGATGTTCAAGATGAACTTAAAGCCATTATCGAAAATTATCTTACAGTAAACGATAGTCTTTTCAATTCAAAAAAAGAGACCAAACAGATTTTTGTAGACGTATATGCAGAAAGCACTCCAAACCCTGGGGTTATGAAATTTGTAAGTAATCAATTATTGACTTCAGAAAATATTGAAGTTACTTCATTAGAAGACGCGTTAGAAGTTCCAATTGCCAAAGAATTATATAGTTTTCCATTTGTAAATGAGGTCTTTATTTCTAACAATTACGTTTCAATTACAAAAAACAATAGTGTTGAATGGTTCGAAATAACAACAGCTCTACGCGATTTTTTAAAAAAATATTTGACGGAATCCAAACCAATAATTACAGAGAACTATGTACCTATAGTGCATAAAAAAGTGGAAATAGAACCAATACCCACAGCAAACTTAGATGATATTTCGCAAGAAATTATTGCTATTTTAGATGAATATATCAAGCCTGCAGTAACCTCTGATGGTGGAAATATTATGTTTCAATCATATGATGCCAGCACAAAAACAGTAAGCGTAATTTTACAAGGAGCCTGTAGTGGTTGCCCTTCTTCTACCATTACTCTTAAAAGTGGAATTGAGGCCACTTTAAAACAATTGTTACCCAATAAGATAGAGGAGGTAGTCGCTTTAAATGGATAA
- a CDS encoding dodecin family protein, translated as MAVMKVIEVMANSDKSWEEATRKAVKHASKSVKHIKSVFVQSQSAVVKDGDVEEFRVNVKITFEVQ; from the coding sequence ATGGCAGTAATGAAAGTAATTGAAGTAATGGCAAATTCTGACAAAAGCTGGGAAGAAGCCACTCGCAAAGCAGTAAAGCACGCATCTAAAAGTGTAAAGCATATCAAATCTGTATTTGTACAATCTCAAAGTGCAGTTGTAAAAGATGGTGATGTAGAAGAATTTAGAGTAAATGTAAAAATTACTTTTGAAGTTCAATAA
- a CDS encoding TolC family protein, with product MKIRLSVLTALLIVATSFAQDKEWTLNECIEHALENNISIERSKKLVEISEINVISAKGNFLPNLNASVNPGLNFGSSIGQDGSRISTDNFRSSFSLSSSTTIFNGFRNLISYKQAQLGVKASKLDLQKIEDDISLFVVNAYLNILFAKENLEVAQNQYEISTKQIEATQAQVDAGVKPKGDLLDAESTAAADAQNVVTQENALDLALLSLAQLLQVDTDGFDVAKVDVGSPSIATLYDNSTMVYEKALENRAEIARAKLEVDNAELNIKSAKGAYLPSLGLSAGAGTSYQNIFNDAFTNNGFSDQFRDNLGYSLGLSLSIPIFNRNQTKANVNRSIISQKMSEIDLEDQKLQLKETIERVFLDSKAAAKSYEVANISLNAQNEAFKNAEQRYSLGAMTSFDFDQVRSRLVDAESTLIRAKYDYVFKTKVLEFYFGEEIVLE from the coding sequence ATGAAAATCAGATTAAGTGTTCTAACCGCACTCCTTATTGTAGCAACCTCTTTTGCTCAAGATAAAGAATGGACATTAAATGAATGTATAGAACATGCTTTAGAGAATAATATCAGTATTGAAAGGAGTAAGAAGTTAGTTGAAATAAGCGAAATAAATGTCATAAGTGCAAAAGGGAATTTTTTGCCTAATTTAAATGCTTCAGTGAATCCTGGTTTGAATTTCGGATCATCAATTGGTCAGGATGGGTCAAGAATATCAACAGATAATTTTAGATCATCTTTTAGCCTAAGCAGTAGTACAACAATTTTTAATGGGTTTAGAAATTTAATAAGCTATAAACAAGCTCAATTAGGTGTGAAAGCAAGTAAATTAGATTTACAAAAAATTGAAGATGATATTTCATTATTTGTTGTGAATGCATATTTGAATATTTTATTTGCTAAAGAGAATTTAGAAGTTGCTCAAAATCAGTATGAAATCAGTACAAAACAAATAGAAGCTACTCAGGCACAAGTTGACGCTGGTGTAAAACCAAAAGGTGATTTACTTGATGCAGAATCTACGGCAGCAGCTGATGCTCAGAATGTGGTTACACAAGAAAATGCCTTAGATTTAGCCTTGTTATCGTTAGCCCAATTGTTACAGGTAGATACAGATGGTTTTGATGTAGCAAAAGTTGATGTTGGTTCACCGTCTATTGCTACTTTATATGATAATTCAACAATGGTGTATGAAAAAGCATTGGAAAATAGAGCAGAAATTGCTAGAGCAAAATTAGAAGTTGATAATGCCGAATTAAATATTAAAAGTGCAAAAGGAGCATATTTACCTTCTTTAGGTTTGTCAGCAGGAGCAGGTACTTCTTATCAAAATATTTTTAATGACGCCTTTACAAATAATGGATTTTCAGATCAGTTTAGAGATAATTTAGGGTATAGTTTAGGGTTATCTTTAAGCATTCCTATATTTAATAGAAATCAGACAAAGGCTAACGTAAACAGGTCAATTATCAGTCAAAAAATGAGTGAAATTGACTTAGAAGACCAAAAATTGCAATTAAAAGAAACCATTGAACGCGTTTTTTTAGATTCTAAAGCAGCGGCAAAGTCTTATGAGGTTGCCAATATATCTTTAAACGCTCAAAACGAAGCTTTTAAAAATGCTGAACAAAGATATAGTTTAGGAGCAATGACCTCTTTTGATTTTGACCAAGTTCGTAGCAGACTTGTAGATGCTGAATCTACGTTAATTAGAGCTAAATACGATTATGTTTTTAAAACTAAAGTATTAGAATTCTATTTTGGTGAAGAAATCGTTTTGGAATAA
- the cyoE gene encoding heme o synthase, with protein sequence MNTSLGTIAKKQSFASTLDNLKQLTKFGLSISVVFSALAGYLLAAESVQISTLFLLAIGGYFMVGASNAFNQIIEKDSDKLMKRTMNRPLPTGRMSVNTALIIAGTSTVLGIAILYMINPKTAMFGAISIFLYTSIYTPLKPKTPLVVFVGALPGAIPFMLGWVAATNHFGIEAGMLFMIQFFWQFPHFWAIGWLQYDEYKKAGFNMLPTGEKNRKATTQIILYTIWMIVVSVFPVFKLTGSLYLSPVAAVLIFIAGIVMLYYGIKLHKEQTDKLARKLMLSSVFYITLIQVIYVIDKFLH encoded by the coding sequence ATGAATACTTCATTGGGTACTATCGCAAAAAAGCAATCATTCGCATCGACTTTAGATAATTTAAAGCAATTAACAAAGTTTGGATTATCTATTAGTGTAGTCTTTTCTGCTTTGGCAGGATATTTATTAGCTGCAGAATCTGTACAAATATCAACACTCTTTTTATTGGCAATTGGCGGCTATTTTATGGTTGGAGCATCAAATGCTTTTAATCAGATTATCGAAAAAGATTCAGACAAATTAATGAAGCGTACTATGAACAGACCATTGCCTACGGGTAGAATGTCTGTGAATACAGCTTTAATTATAGCAGGAACAAGTACCGTTTTAGGTATTGCAATTTTATATATGATAAACCCTAAGACAGCTATGTTTGGGGCCATTTCTATATTTTTATATACAAGTATTTATACACCCTTAAAACCTAAAACACCATTGGTGGTTTTTGTAGGTGCGTTACCTGGTGCTATTCCCTTTATGTTAGGTTGGGTAGCCGCGACCAATCATTTTGGTATTGAAGCAGGAATGTTATTTATGATTCAGTTTTTTTGGCAGTTCCCACATTTTTGGGCCATAGGTTGGTTACAATACGATGAATATAAAAAAGCTGGGTTTAATATGTTACCCACTGGAGAGAAGAATAGAAAAGCAACAACGCAAATTATATTGTATACTATTTGGATGATTGTTGTCTCTGTATTTCCGGTCTTTAAGTTAACGGGTAGTTTATATTTATCACCAGTGGCAGCAGTTTTAATTTTTATAGCAGGTATCGTAATGTTATATTACGGTATTAAATTACACAAAGAACAAACGGATAAATTAGCGAGAAAATTAATGTTGTCAAGTGTTTTTTATATAACACTAATACAAGTAATTTACGTAATCGATAAATTTTTACATTAA
- a CDS encoding mechanosensitive ion channel family protein, protein MDFDSIIASITTFLATYGFSIIGAIVIWIVGSWVIKKLLKTVASLMGKKNYDESLQKFLTNLIGWALKILLIITVLGILGIDTASFAVILGAAGLAIGLALQGSLANFAGGVLLMIFKPIKIGDLIEAQGELGVVKEIEIFTTKIITPSNKLVIIPNGTLSNGNIVNYTEEGQLRVDLTIGVSYDADIKQTKEVLLSVLTSNDKVLSDPAPSVNVSELADSSVNFAVRPWCTPANYWDVYFGTMENVKLALDKAGIEIPYPHAVEIQKKG, encoded by the coding sequence ATGGATTTTGACAGTATTATTGCCAGTATCACAACCTTCTTAGCTACCTATGGTTTCAGTATCATTGGAGCCATTGTAATATGGATTGTAGGCTCTTGGGTTATTAAAAAATTATTGAAGACTGTAGCCAGTTTAATGGGTAAAAAAAATTATGATGAAAGTCTACAAAAATTCCTAACAAACTTAATAGGTTGGGCTTTAAAAATCCTTTTAATTATCACAGTTTTAGGAATTTTAGGTATTGATACAGCATCTTTCGCTGTAATATTAGGAGCCGCTGGCTTAGCTATAGGCTTAGCATTGCAAGGATCACTTGCTAATTTTGCTGGAGGTGTTTTATTAATGATTTTTAAGCCAATTAAAATTGGTGATTTAATTGAGGCTCAAGGTGAACTTGGTGTAGTAAAAGAAATTGAAATTTTTACTACTAAAATTATAACCCCTTCAAATAAATTGGTAATTATTCCGAACGGAACATTATCTAACGGTAACATTGTAAACTATACCGAAGAAGGCCAATTAAGAGTAGATCTTACCATTGGCGTATCATATGATGCTGATATTAAACAAACAAAAGAGGTTTTACTTTCAGTTTTAACGTCTAATGATAAAGTTTTATCTGATCCAGCACCCTCAGTAAATGTTTCTGAATTGGCTGACAGTTCTGTTAATTTTGCGGTTAGACCATGGTGTACGCCAGCAAATTATTGGGACGTATATTTTGGTACAATGGAAAATGTAAAATTAGCCTTAGATAAAGCTGGTATTGAAATACCTTATCCACATGCTGTTGAAATACAAAAGAAAGGATAA
- a CDS encoding SCO family protein: MKKTYIGIAFIVLVFGIWAVPKIVDRLSPTTLLTFEKVPDFKFTNQNSKEISNENFKNKVYVVEFFFTSCPTICPKMHKSMLKIQDEFYGNPNFGMASITIDPKRDTPETLKKYAEKHNVTLKNWQFLTGDKDVIYDFANKGFKLYAGENDEAEGGFEHSGLFALVDKNGFIRSRTVTSGEFENPIKFYDGLDAEQVQMLKEDITILLNE, from the coding sequence ATGAAAAAAACATACATAGGTATTGCATTTATAGTATTGGTTTTTGGCATTTGGGCGGTGCCTAAAATTGTAGATAGATTATCACCAACTACGTTGTTAACATTTGAGAAGGTACCTGATTTTAAGTTTACCAATCAGAATAGCAAAGAAATTTCAAATGAAAACTTTAAGAATAAAGTATATGTCGTAGAGTTTTTCTTTACCTCTTGTCCAACTATTTGTCCAAAAATGCATAAAAGTATGCTTAAAATACAAGATGAGTTTTATGGTAATCCTAATTTCGGTATGGCATCAATAACCATTGACCCCAAGAGAGATACTCCTGAAACTTTAAAAAAATATGCAGAAAAACATAATGTAACGCTAAAAAATTGGCAATTTTTAACTGGAGATAAAGATGTGATTTATGATTTTGCCAATAAAGGGTTTAAGCTATATGCAGGAGAAAATGATGAAGCAGAAGGAGGGTTTGAACATTCTGGATTATTTGCCTTGGTAGATAAAAATGGATTTATCCGATCAAGAACAGTTACATCAGGTGAATTTGAAAATCCGATAAAGTTTTATGATGGATTGGATGCTGAACAGGTTCAAATGTTAAAAGAAGATATTACTATTTTATTAAATGAATAA
- a CDS encoding DUF1304 domain-containing protein: protein MRTVQIVLITLVALLHFYFLILEMFLWTTPRALKAFGLSIDLAKQTVVLAANQGLYNGFLAAGLVWSLVNKSFPDQIAIFFLSCVIIAGVYGAYSTKKIKLFYIQGVPAVLALITILFT, encoded by the coding sequence ATGAGAACGGTTCAAATAGTTTTAATTACTCTTGTGGCTCTATTGCATTTCTATTTTCTAATATTAGAAATGTTTTTGTGGACAACACCGAGGGCATTGAAAGCTTTTGGATTATCAATAGACCTAGCAAAACAAACGGTGGTATTGGCAGCCAATCAAGGTTTATATAATGGTTTTTTAGCGGCTGGCCTCGTGTGGTCACTTGTAAACAAAAGTTTTCCTGATCAAATTGCAATATTCTTTTTATCTTGCGTCATTATTGCAGGCGTCTACGGTGCTTATTCAACAAAGAAAATAAAACTATTTTACATTCAAGGAGTACCAGCCGTTCTTGCTTTAATTACAATTCTTTTCACTTAA
- a CDS encoding DUF420 domain-containing protein translates to MEQTSKKYNKWIVVLSVVIPLAVAGLFSVKIDVKLPVFLPPIYASINAFTALVLIVAVWAIKNNKRNLHEGLMKTAILCSVIFLVLYVLYHMTSNSTKFGGEGAIKYVYLFILLTHILLSIIVIPFVLITYVRAITNNFEKHKKIAKFTFPLWLYVAVSGVVVYLMISPYYQ, encoded by the coding sequence ATGGAGCAAACATCAAAAAAATATAATAAATGGATTGTTGTGTTGTCCGTAGTTATTCCGCTGGCAGTTGCTGGGTTATTTAGCGTTAAAATAGATGTGAAATTACCTGTTTTTTTACCTCCCATTTATGCTTCTATAAATGCATTTACGGCATTGGTTTTAATAGTGGCGGTATGGGCTATTAAAAATAATAAAAGAAACTTACATGAAGGTCTTATGAAAACGGCCATATTATGTTCTGTTATTTTTTTGGTATTGTATGTTTTATATCACATGACTTCAAACTCTACTAAATTTGGTGGAGAAGGTGCAATAAAGTATGTGTATTTGTTTATTCTATTGACACATATTTTACTATCTATAATTGTAATACCATTTGTATTAATTACCTATGTAAGAGCAATTACTAATAATTTTGAAAAACATAAAAAAATTGCGAAATTTACATTTCCCTTATGGCTTTATGTTGCCGTATCGGGAGTGGTGGTTTATTTGATGATTTCGCCTTATTATCAATGA
- a CDS encoding thioredoxin domain-containing protein, producing MTKHKYTNSLINETSPYLLQHAHNPVDWHAWNDETLELAKKENKLILISIGYAACHWCHVMEHESFEDSTVAKLMNQNFINVKVDREERPDVDQVYMNAVQLMTGSGGWPLNCIALPDGRPVWGGTYFPKENWISALEQITKLYKENPEKMEEYATQLTTGVQQSDLVTINTSEKEYSTIELDTIVDNWKKYMDTDLGGNAGAPKFPMPNNYQFLLRYAVQNADDEIMDYVNTSLTNMAYGGLYDQVGGGFARYSVDAKWHIPHFEKMLYDNGQLVSLYSNAYLVTKNPLYKEIVYETTAFIERELMDKSGAFYSSLDADSKNEKGELEEGAFYVWKNEELKNILNSEGSGDFDLFAAYYNIKDAFKWENETYHLNRIETNDDILENFQISKEDLSKKVTTWKETLLKARSKKDRPRLDDKILTEWNALMLKGYVDAYRVFDDKRFLERALKTANFIDKTQHKADGSLFRNYKNGKSSINAYLIDYATTIDAFINLYEVTLDDQWLNDAKKMTDYCYDHFYDDKSQLFFFTSDEDKQLITRKIETDDNVIPSSNSIMANNLFKLGHYFANPTYAKNANQMLHNVKEKASKYAGGASNWLLLYSNFIGDFYEVAIVGEDALEKLKEFNKKYIPNKLIVGSTTDSNMPLLEYKYSKNETTFYVCIDGTCQLPVNETAKALQQIKILLK from the coding sequence ATGACAAAACATAAGTACACAAACAGTCTTATTAATGAAACTAGCCCCTATTTATTGCAACACGCACACAATCCTGTAGATTGGCATGCCTGGAATGATGAAACGTTGGAGTTGGCTAAAAAAGAAAACAAACTAATTTTAATTTCTATTGGTTATGCGGCATGTCATTGGTGCCATGTAATGGAACATGAAAGTTTTGAAGATTCTACCGTTGCAAAACTTATGAATCAAAATTTTATCAATGTAAAAGTGGACCGAGAAGAAAGACCTGATGTTGATCAAGTATATATGAATGCCGTACAATTAATGACTGGAAGTGGCGGCTGGCCTTTAAACTGTATCGCTTTGCCTGATGGCAGACCTGTTTGGGGTGGCACTTATTTTCCGAAAGAAAACTGGATAAGTGCCTTAGAACAAATCACAAAACTCTACAAGGAAAATCCTGAAAAAATGGAAGAGTATGCTACGCAACTAACTACCGGTGTTCAGCAATCAGATTTGGTTACCATAAACACTTCCGAAAAAGAATACTCTACCATTGAATTAGACACCATTGTAGACAATTGGAAGAAATATATGGATACAGACCTTGGCGGTAACGCAGGTGCTCCTAAATTTCCTATGCCCAACAATTATCAATTTCTATTGAGATATGCCGTTCAAAATGCCGATGATGAAATAATGGATTATGTAAATACTTCGTTAACAAATATGGCGTATGGCGGTTTGTACGATCAAGTTGGTGGTGGTTTTGCTCGCTATTCGGTAGATGCTAAATGGCACATTCCCCATTTCGAAAAAATGCTCTATGACAATGGCCAATTGGTAAGTTTATACTCAAATGCATACTTGGTTACTAAAAACCCCTTATATAAAGAGATTGTCTATGAGACTACCGCATTTATAGAGCGAGAGTTAATGGATAAATCAGGTGCCTTTTACTCTTCGCTTGATGCGGATAGTAAGAATGAAAAAGGTGAATTAGAAGAAGGGGCCTTTTATGTTTGGAAAAATGAAGAGTTAAAAAATATTCTTAATTCCGAAGGCTCGGGAGATTTCGATTTATTTGCTGCCTATTACAATATTAAGGATGCCTTTAAATGGGAAAATGAAACCTATCATTTGAATCGAATAGAAACAAATGATGACATTTTAGAAAATTTTCAAATCTCTAAAGAAGATCTTTCCAAAAAAGTAACTACATGGAAAGAGACCTTACTTAAAGCCAGAAGTAAAAAAGACCGTCCACGTTTAGATGATAAAATACTTACAGAATGGAATGCTTTAATGCTTAAAGGTTATGTTGATGCGTATCGTGTTTTTGATGACAAGCGTTTTTTAGAAAGAGCATTAAAAACGGCTAACTTTATTGACAAAACACAGCATAAGGCAGATGGTAGTTTATTCAGAAACTACAAGAATGGAAAAAGTAGCATTAATGCTTATTTAATTGATTATGCCACAACTATTGACGCATTTATTAATCTTTATGAAGTTACTCTTGATGATCAATGGTTAAATGACGCAAAAAAAATGACCGATTATTGTTATGATCATTTTTATGATGACAAGAGTCAACTATTCTTCTTCACCTCTGATGAGGATAAACAATTAATAACTCGAAAAATTGAAACTGATGATAATGTTATTCCGTCTTCAAATTCAATTATGGCGAATAATTTATTTAAACTCGGACACTATTTTGCCAACCCAACCTATGCTAAAAACGCCAATCAGATGTTGCATAATGTTAAGGAGAAAGCATCAAAATATGCTGGTGGGGCATCCAATTGGTTGTTGTTATATTCAAATTTTATAGGTGATTTTTATGAAGTAGCGATAGTTGGTGAAGATGCTTTAGAAAAATTAAAAGAATTTAATAAGAAATATATTCCCAATAAGTTAATCGTTGGTAGTACTACTGATAGCAATATGCCTTTATTAGAGTACAAGTATTCAAAAAATGAAACTACTTTTTATGTCTGTATAGATGGTACTTGTCAATTACCTGTTAATGAAACGGCAAAAGCACTTCAACAAATTAAAATACTTTTAAAATGA
- a CDS encoding cytochrome c oxidase subunit 3 translates to MMYVAIISMIMMFAGLTSAYVISSNREDWVSFDLPQALYISTLLIILSSISYFLAKKSILKNNRSQTTIFLVITLVLAVGFVFFQFEGFNQLREVDLYFTGEGSVVSSSLLVVISFAHLLHVAAGLVVLLVVLFRHLNNKYSADNALGLEVGGIFWHFVDFLWIFLFLFFYFIT, encoded by the coding sequence ATGATGTACGTAGCCATCATTAGTATGATAATGATGTTTGCCGGATTAACTAGTGCATATGTAATAAGTAGTAATCGTGAAGATTGGGTTTCTTTTGATTTGCCTCAAGCCCTATATATTAGCACGCTATTAATTATTTTAAGTAGTATTAGTTATTTTTTAGCAAAAAAAAGTATTCTAAAAAATAATAGATCACAAACAACAATTTTTTTAGTAATTACGTTAGTGTTGGCTGTTGGATTTGTATTTTTTCAATTCGAAGGATTTAATCAATTAAGAGAAGTAGACTTATATTTTACCGGAGAAGGCAGTGTTGTATCTTCATCATTGCTGGTCGTAATATCATTTGCTCACTTGCTGCATGTTGCGGCAGGTCTAGTAGTTTTGCTAGTTGTTCTTTTTAGACATTTAAATAATAAATACAGTGCCGATAATGCGTTAGGCTTAGAAGTAGGTGGAATTTTTTGGCATTTTGTTGATTTTTTATGGATTTTCCTATTTTTATTTTTCTATTTCATTACATAA
- the tsaB gene encoding tRNA (adenosine(37)-N6)-threonylcarbamoyltransferase complex dimerization subunit type 1 TsaB, which produces MSLILNIETATKNCSVSLAENGVLLALNEVNDGNYSHGEQLHLLIKNILTEAGKSISDIDAIAVSKGPGSYTGLRIGVSTAKGLCFSLDKPLIAVSTLTALSNSITVDKDAVIVPMLDARRMEVYSAVYNHNHNQIREIKAEVITENSFLEYLSKGKVYFLGDGADKCKSILKNDNAFFLDGYFPSAKQMAQLSFDKYKKSDTEDVAYFEPFYLKDFMVTKSKK; this is translated from the coding sequence TTGTCTTTAATACTAAACATAGAAACGGCAACCAAAAATTGCTCTGTTAGCTTAGCCGAAAATGGTGTGTTACTTGCGTTAAATGAAGTAAATGACGGTAACTATTCTCATGGTGAGCAATTACACCTTTTAATCAAAAACATCCTTACAGAGGCCGGAAAATCAATAAGTGACATAGATGCCATTGCGGTTAGCAAAGGGCCTGGTTCTTACACGGGATTACGTATAGGAGTTTCAACTGCTAAAGGTTTGTGTTTCTCTTTAGATAAACCGTTAATTGCTGTTTCTACTTTAACGGCATTGTCTAATTCCATTACTGTTGATAAAGATGCCGTAATTGTACCCATGTTAGATGCGAGAAGGATGGAGGTTTACAGTGCTGTTTATAATCATAACCACAATCAAATTAGAGAAATTAAAGCGGAAGTTATTACCGAGAATTCGTTTTTAGAATATTTAAGTAAGGGAAAAGTTTATTTTTTAGGTGATGGTGCTGATAAATGCAAATCAATACTGAAAAATGATAATGCTTTTTTTCTTGACGGATATTTTCCCTCAGCGAAACAAATGGCTCAACTTTCTTTTGATAAGTATAAAAAAAGCGACACCGAAGATGTCGCTTATTTTGAACCTTTTTATTTAAAAGATTTTATGGTTACAAAGTCAAAGAAATAA